A window of Phaseolus vulgaris cultivar G19833 chromosome 4, P. vulgaris v2.0, whole genome shotgun sequence genomic DNA:
TTAATCATAGTTTTGAATGTCATTTATATTgtgattttaaatgtaatttatagtATAGCTTTGATGAGAGAGAATGTAGAATTTGAAAAATCTATTGTAAGACTATGTACAGAGACGGTATTCTTATCTGAACAGTAGCAGTGAAATACAAGATTTATTCTCTATTCACAAATTGGTATCAAATCTATGGCCAGTATAACCAATAATATGTCTCTTCCTAAATTAACAAAGATGGCCAATTATGACAATTGGAGCATCCAAATGAAAGTCCATCTAGGATCTCAAGATTGTTGGGAGGTGGTTCAACAAGGTTTTGAAGAACCAGAAAATACTACTGGTTACTCGATGACCCAAATCAAAGTGTTGAAAGAGACACGATCGAAAGATAAGGCAGCTTTGTACATGTTGTATCGAGTTATTGATGAGGTAATCTTTAAGAAGATTGTTGGTGCATCCACTTCAAAGGAAGCATGGGACATCTTGGAAAAGGCGTTCAAGGGTGCAGTCTGAGTTAAACAAATGCGGCTTCAAACTCTACGAGGTGAGTTGGAGGCCATGAAGATGAAGGAGTCATAAGATGTATCTTGTTACATCACTCGTGTGCAAACGATAGCCAATCAACTTAAACGCAATGGAGAAACTCTCATGGATGCAAGGGTCGTGGAGAAGATTCTTCGTCATTGACGGATGACTTTGAAAATTTTGTATGTTCAATTGAGGAGTCAAGAAACTTGGAAGAGATGACCATTGATGATCTCTCAGGTTCTCTTGAAGCACATGTACAacgaaaaaagaaaaagaagcaaTAAGTCTTTGAGGAAGCCTTACAAGCAAAGATGATCATAAAGGAAGACAAGGTGATCTACGGGCAACATAACCGAGGGAGAGGACATGGACGCGGAGGTCGTGGTCATGGAAACAACAATGAAGAAAAGGGACAAAACTGACGTGGACGAGGTCATGATCGTGGTGGTCATTCACATCGTTCAAATGTTGAATGTTACAAAATTGCTTCTAAGTATACAAAATTGGCAATGGATACAAAAGGCAAATACGTGCTACcaacatggaaaaaaaataaacatatacgAAGCTTCATAGGAAACTCAATCATGCTGATCCACAATCTTAGGTTTTTTTTATACCAATTTATTAGGTTTGATTTATACGAGTTGAAATACTATTcctatttattatattatttattattgataaaaaaaaaaggagagatATAAAGATACAATATGACATTTTAGAAACagtacaaaattaatttagaatcataaatataaacaaaaataagagaAGAGAGAAGGTAGAAAATGCAGAGAGAAAAAAGAATGAGATtgacaatattaataatttaaaaacacaTGGCTAAACTAACCATGTTCTAATGATAGTTGCCTATATTAAATACAACTAAAGACCACACTTTTATTATTTGAGatcacatgtttttttttaaaaggtcaTTGTCACTAAATTGTGACAACATTTATGATCCGAAAGACGTCGTCTATTTTAGTTGATGACccaattatacattttaaaccACATTTAAATTAAACCACTTTTAGATcacaatttattatttaaaaacacattttaaaaacaacacttaaatttttttatataattaattaatagtatCATAAACGTGATCTTTATTGATCTTTGAACCACATTTATATAATGTTGACTAAAGTAACAAAATAAGCAAGTGAACAAAGTTCCACACAAAATTTACAAGCTAATAAGAGGTTTTTATTCAaacttttttcattttctcaagGTCTTAGATTTAGGTTATACAATTGAACTTACGGGACACTGTGGATATCAAGATTTTGATATGCAGAAAAGCAAACAAGAATAGCATCACATTTCAAATCAagataaactatttttattttaaaaaatattatttagtagATTAAGTTTTAAATTGGTAGAAAATTCATTATAAATGTGTAATATCTTTTAGAGTACataagtaaaaaagaaaaagaaaaatcaggattgagcaaaaactaaaaaataaagtaaataatgaatacgacaaaaaaaaaactcacaattaatctaaataaaatcacttatgtaaaaataaatttacattaaagaaaatattgttgcaaaaaatattttctatatataaaatatgtgaTTTTATATTGTATAATCTTTATAAAATGAATTGATAATTATTGTGTTGACTATTGACCAAAAAGTGAAGCACGTTAGAAAGACAGTAACaaagatatttttcaaaagtttCACGCGTTTATTGTACAACAGGACCCACGCTATTTATTCTCTGCTACTTCGGTCTTCCATTTTCACATTTATTCAAAGTTTGATTCCATCTGCATAACCATTATCACTCTATAGAGTTTGTTGTAATGGCAACTCCAAGTTCCCATGGATTCACCTATGATGTGTTCCTCAGCTTTAGAGGAGAAGACACGCGTTATGATTTCACTGCCAATCTCTTCAAAGCTCTTTCTGACAAGGGAATTCACACTTTCTTTGATGATGACAAACTTGAAAGTGGAGAAGAAATAACAGCAACACTTCTCAAGACAATTGAAGAGTCTAGGATTGCCATAGTTGTGCTCTCTCACAACTATGCTTCTTCCTCCTTTTGCTTGGATGAACTCGCTACCATCCTTCACTGCAAGACTAAAGGGATGTTGGTTATACCCGTGTTTTATAAGGTGGATCCTTCTCATGTAAGACATCAGAAAGGTAGCTATGAAGAAGCACTGGCTAAGCAtcaaaagaggttcaaagataAGAAGGAGAAGCTGCAGAAATGGAAGGTGGCTCTGCGTCAAGTTGCTGACTTATCTGGCTATCATTTTAAAGATGGGTACCCACCTTACCAATCTTTTTACTTTATAACTTTTATTGGATCATGTTTTAGTTCTCTAATGATTTAACGTTATTTAAATCCAAAAAGAAACACTTAACCATTTGACAATTACTATAAGTATCAAGAGAACATGGATACAATGCTTCTAGTTTAACTTCATAAAGCTTAACCTTTTTTAGTGTGAagtgataaacccaacaaactcTTGTTAAAATAAGCTTTAAATGGCTCTGAtgccatattaagaagtgaactttaaatctaactcaatctcataaaaacCGGCTTGAGAtttgcattcacttatataATATGAATCTTTAGTCAGTGTGTAGAATCTCCAACatatgttttgttttgaaacAGAGATGAATACCAATACGACTTTATTGGTAGAATTGTTGAACGGGTTTCTAGGGAGATTAATCGTGCTCCTTTACATGTTGCGGATCACCCAGTTGGTCTACTGTCACAAGTGCTGAAAGTGAAGAAACTTTTGGATGTTGGATCTAATGATGTTGTCCACATGATAGGGATCCATGGAATGGGAGGGATAGGAAAAACAACACTTGCTCTAGCAGCGTATAATTTAATTGCTGGTGATTTTGATGGCTcatgttttcttcaaaatgttAGAGAAGAATCAAACAAATATGGGTTAAAACACCTCCAAACCCTCATTCTTTCTGAAATACTTGGAGAGAAGAACATCAACTTAGCAAGTGTGCAACGAGGAATTTCAGTGATACAAGAAAGGCTCCGTAGGAAGAAAGTTCTCTTGATTCTAGATGATGTTGACAACCGAAAGCAGTTACAAGCATTTGCTGGAAGATCCGATTGGTTTGGTCCCGGCAGCAGAGTTATCATTACCACTCGGGACGAACAACTGCTAAAATCTCATGAGGTTGAAAGAACTTATGAGGTGGGGGAATTGAACAAGAATGATTCTCTTCAATTGCTTATATGGAatgctttcaaaagggaaaatTTTGATCCAAGTTACAAGGATGTCTTGAAACGTGTAGTAACTTATGCTTCTGGTCTCCCATTGGCTTTAGAAGTAATAGGTTCCAACTTGGTTGGAAAAAGTGTGGAGGAATGGGAGTCTGCTATTGAACAttacaaaagaattcctaatcGTGAAATCCTAGGGATACTTAAAGTAAGCTTTGATGCTTtgggagaagaagaaaaaagtgtttttcttgACATTGCTTGTTGCTTCAAAGGAAGTAATTTGACAGAAGTTGAACATATACTTGGTGCTCTTTATGATAACAACATGAAACATCATGTTGGGGTGTTGGTAGAAAAATCTCTCATAAAGGTTTGGCGTGGAAGGCGTAGTGTTGTTGAAATGCACGACTTGATTGAGGACATGGGTAGGCAAATTGACCAGCAAGAGTCACCCAAAGAGCCAGGGAAACGCAGGAGATTATGGTTACCTAAAGATATCATTCATGTTTTAAAACACAACACAGTAAGTGATTTGCTTTTATATCTTTGATTCAATATTTTTCTGTCATCTTTTCACATCATAGTATTCTTTTTTCTTGACAATTTGCAAAGTTATTTTGTCTGATTAGAATTTTAAACTTCTCTCAACATGTGGATTTCATTGATTCGTGAATGTGACTTTTGCGTCAACAGGGAACTAGCAAAATTGAAATCATTTGTCTGGATTTGTCTATAAGTGAGAAAGAAGAAACACTAGAATGGAATGCAAACGCGTTCAAAAGGATGAACAACCTTAAAATACTTATTATTAGAAATGTTAAATTTTCTAAAGTTCCCAATTATTTTCCGGAAAGTTTGAGTGTACTGGAATGGCATGGATACCCTTCAAATTGTTTTCCATCAAATTTTCTTCCAAATAAACTCGTCATCTGCAACTTAACTGACAGCATCTTTATGTCATTTGGATTCCATGGCTCGTTGAAGGCAAGTTTAAATAGTGTTTTTCTCATATTGTAAACTAGTAAAAACAATTATTCATTTGATTCTTAATTTTTTGtctctctttattttctttgcaGAAGTTCGAGAATCTAACTGTCTTGAATTTTGACCAGTGCAAATTTTTAACACAGATACCTGATATGTCTGATCTCCCAAATTTGGAGGAAGTTTCATTCAAAGAGTGTGACAGTTTAGTTGCGGTTCACGACTCTATTGGTTTTATGACTAAACTGAAAATATTGAATGCGGAAGGTTGCAACAAGCTTATGAGTTTTCCACCTTTGAACTTGCCCACTCTTGAAAGTCTAGAACTTTCATATTGTTCGAATCTAGAGAAATTTCCAGAAATACTAGGAAAGATGGGAAACATAAGGGTACTTCGATTGGAGGAGCTTCCCATAAAAGAATTGCCAGTTTCGTTTCAAAACCTTATTCGACTCGAAGACTTAATCTTGTCATGTGAAATTGTTCACTTACCAAGTAGCATTGTCATGATGCCTGAGTTGTTGGATATTAGTGTTACTAATTGCAAGGGGTGGCAATGGGTAAAATCAAAAGATGGTGAAGATAACATAGGCTCAATGGTTTCTTCAAAGGTAGATTGGTTTTTGGCCTCGTCTTGCAACCTTGATGATCACTTCTTCTCAACAGGTTTCATGCAGTTGGCACAAGTGCGTAGTTTATTTCTAAGGGAAAATAACTTCAAATTCCTTCCTGAATGCATCAAAGAATTTCACAACCTCTACACTATTGATGTGAGTCATTGCAAGCATCTTCAGGAAATTAGAGGGGTTCCACCAAAATTAAAGCGTTTCAAGGCAATAAACTGTATATCCTTGAGTTCCTCGAGCTCAAGCATGTTGCTGAATAAGGTTTTGTCTTGCTTTTTAAATACTTTTCTGATTGATAACACGTAGTGCTCTTGATGTTTGTTAtagctttttttttatcagcaatgttTGTTATAGCTAATGAGTTCTTTATGAATTATGTATGACTAACAGCAAATGCACGAGGCtcgaaaaactgaattctggttttcaggaacaagtaTTCCAGACTGGTTTGATCACCAAAGCAGTGGATCTTCAAGTTCTTTCTGGTTTCGTAATAAGTTTCCTGCCAAAGTTCTTTCTCTTCTTATTGCACCTGTAGGTGATAAAGATGAGTTTCATTTCATTAGACCTATGGTGTTCATTGATGGCAAAGTTCAAGAATCAAAATTCTTTTGTTTCAAGGAAATAGAGAGGATGTTTGAATTGGATCAAACATACCTCTTTGATCTACAAGTGCTACCTGTGTATGGTAATTTGTGTGAACTACCTTTAGGAAAGGAATGGAAGCATGTGGAGGTTACATATGAAGGTGTGATAAAGACCTCAATTGTTAAAGCAACAGGAATCCATGTATTCAAAGAGGAAAACAGCATCATGGAGGACATTC
This region includes:
- the LOC137837844 gene encoding TMV resistance protein N-like isoform X1 — encoded protein: MATPSSHGFTYDVFLSFRGEDTRYDFTANLFKALSDKGIHTFFDDDKLESGEEITATLLKTIEESRIAIVVLSHNYASSSFCLDELATILHCKTKGMLVIPVFYKVDPSHVRHQKGSYEEALAKHQKRFKDKKEKLQKWKVALRQVADLSGYHFKDGDEYQYDFIGRIVERVSREINRAPLHVADHPVGLLSQVLKVKKLLDVGSNDVVHMIGIHGMGGIGKTTLALAAYNLIAGDFDGSCFLQNVREESNKYGLKHLQTLILSEILGEKNINLASVQRGISVIQERLRRKKVLLILDDVDNRKQLQAFAGRSDWFGPGSRVIITTRDEQLLKSHEVERTYEVGELNKNDSLQLLIWNAFKRENFDPSYKDVLKRVVTYASGLPLALEVIGSNLVGKSVEEWESAIEHYKRIPNREILGILKVSFDALGEEEKSVFLDIACCFKGSNLTEVEHILGALYDNNMKHHVGVLVEKSLIKVWRGRRSVVEMHDLIEDMGRQIDQQESPKEPGKRRRLWLPKDIIHVLKHNTGTSKIEIICLDLSISEKEETLEWNANAFKRMNNLKILIIRNVKFSKVPNYFPESLSVLEWHGYPSNCFPSNFLPNKLVICNLTDSIFMSFGFHGSLKKFENLTVLNFDQCKFLTQIPDMSDLPNLEEVSFKECDSLVAVHDSIGFMTKLKILNAEGCNKLMSFPPLNLPTLESLELSYCSNLEKFPEILGKMGNIRVLRLEELPIKELPVSFQNLIRLEDLILSCEIVHLPSSIVMMPELLDISVTNCKGWQWVKSKDGEDNIGSMVSSKVDWFLASSCNLDDHFFSTGFMQLAQVRSLFLRENNFKFLPECIKEFHNLYTIDVSHCKHLQEIRGVPPKLKRFKAINCISLSSSSSSMLLNKQMHEARKTEFWFSGTSIPDWFDHQSSGSSSSFWFRNKFPAKVLSLLIAPVGDKDEFHFIRPMVFIDGKVQESKFFCFKEIERMFELDQTYLFDLQVLPVYGNLCELPLGKEWKHVEVTYEGVIKTSIVKATGIHVFKEENSIMEDIRFDDPYSNKKVDKDLNASQSQNYSLLQSIGLFPTCKFFLGFFLFVFLLLFFILLLA
- the LOC137837844 gene encoding TMV resistance protein N-like isoform X2, translated to MATPSSHGFTYDVFLSFRGEDTRYDFTANLFKALSDKGIHTFFDDDKLESGEEITATLLKTIEESRIAIVVLSHNYASSSFCLDELATILHCKTKGMLVIPVFYKVDPSHVRHQKGSYEEALAKHQKRFKDKKEKLQKWKVALRQVADLSGYHFKDGDEYQYDFIGRIVERVSREINRAPLHVADHPVGLLSQVLKVKKLLDVGSNDVVHMIGIHGMGGIGKTTLALAAYNLIAGDFDGSCFLQNVREESNKYGLKHLQTLILSEILGEKNINLASVQRGISVIQERLRRKKVLLILDDVDNRKQLQAFAGRSDWFGPGSRVIITTRDEQLLKSHEVERTYEVGELNKNDSLQLLIWNAFKRENFDPSYKDVLKRVVTYASGLPLALEVIGSNLVGKSVEEWESAIEHYKRIPNREILGILKVSFDALGEEEKSVFLDIACCFKGSNLTEVEHILGALYDNNMKHHVGVLVEKSLIKVWRGRRSVVEMHDLIEDMGRQIDQQESPKEPGKRRRLWLPKDIIHVLKHNTKFENLTVLNFDQCKFLTQIPDMSDLPNLEEVSFKECDSLVAVHDSIGFMTKLKILNAEGCNKLMSFPPLNLPTLESLELSYCSNLEKFPEILGKMGNIRVLRLEELPIKELPVSFQNLIRLEDLILSCEIVHLPSSIVMMPELLDISVTNCKGWQWVKSKDGEDNIGSMVSSKVDWFLASSCNLDDHFFSTGFMQLAQVRSLFLRENNFKFLPECIKEFHNLYTIDVSHCKHLQEIRGVPPKLKRFKAINCISLSSSSSSMLLNKQMHEARKTEFWFSGTSIPDWFDHQSSGSSSSFWFRNKFPAKVLSLLIAPVGDKDEFHFIRPMVFIDGKVQESKFFCFKEIERMFELDQTYLFDLQVLPVYGNLCELPLGKEWKHVEVTYEGVIKTSIVKATGIHVFKEENSIMEDIRFDDPYSNKKVDKDLNASQSQNYSLLQSIGLFPTCKFFLGFFLFVFLLLFFILLLA
- the LOC137837844 gene encoding TMV resistance protein N-like isoform X4, which produces MATPSSHGFTYDVFLSFRGEDTRYDFTANLFKALSDKGIHTFFDDDKLESGEEITATLLKTIEESRIAIVVLSHNYASSSFCLDELATILHCKTKGMLVIPVFYKVDPSHVRHQKGSYEEALAKHQKRFKDKKEKLQKWKVALRQVADLSGYHFKDGDEYQYDFIGRIVERVSREINRAPLHVADHPVGLLSQVLKVKKLLDVGSNDVVHMIGIHGMGGIGKTTLALAAYNLIAGDFDGSCFLQNVREESNKYGLKHLQTLILSEILGEKNINLASVQRGISVIQERLRRKKVLLILDDVDNRKQLQAFAGRSDWFGPGSRVIITTRDEQLLKSHEVERTYEVGELNKNDSLQLLIWNAFKRENFDPSYKDVLKRVVTYASGLPLALEVIGSNLVGKSVEEWESAIEHYKRIPNREILGILKVSFDALGEEEKSVFLDIACCFKGSNLTEVEHILGALYDNNMKHHVGVLVEKSLIKVWRGRRSVVEMHDLIEDMGRQIDQQESPKEPGKRRRLWLPKDIIHVLKHNTIPDMSDLPNLEEVSFKECDSLVAVHDSIGFMTKLKILNAEGCNKLMSFPPLNLPTLESLELSYCSNLEKFPEILGKMGNIRVLRLEELPIKELPVSFQNLIRLEDLILSCEIVHLPSSIVMMPELLDISVTNCKGWQWVKSKDGEDNIGSMVSSKVDWFLASSCNLDDHFFSTGFMQLAQVRSLFLRENNFKFLPECIKEFHNLYTIDVSHCKHLQEIRGVPPKLKRFKAINCISLSSSSSSMLLNKQMHEARKTEFWFSGTSIPDWFDHQSSGSSSSFWFRNKFPAKVLSLLIAPVGDKDEFHFIRPMVFIDGKVQESKFFCFKEIERMFELDQTYLFDLQVLPVYGNLCELPLGKEWKHVEVTYEGVIKTSIVKATGIHVFKEENSIMEDIRFDDPYSNKKVDKDLNASQSQNYSLLQSIGLFPTCKFFLGFFLFVFLLLFFILLLA
- the LOC137837844 gene encoding TMV resistance protein N-like isoform X3, with protein sequence MATPSSHGFTYDVFLSFRGEDTRYDFTANLFKALSDKGIHTFFDDDKLESGEEITATLLKTIEESRIAIVVLSHNYASSSFCLDELATILHCKTKGMLVIPVFYKVDPSHVRHQKGSYEEALAKHQKRFKDKKEKLQKWKVALRQVADLSGYHFKDGDEYQYDFIGRIVERVSREINRAPLHVADHPVGLLSQVLKVKKLLDVGSNDVVHMIGIHGMGGIGKTTLALAAYNLIAGDFDGSCFLQNVREESNKYGLKHLQTLILSEILGEKNINLASVQRGISVIQERLRRKKVLLILDDVDNRKQLQAFAGRSDWFGPGSRVIITTRDEQLLKSHEVERTYEVGELNKNDSLQLLIWNAFKRENFDPSYKDVLKRVVTYASGLPLALEVIGSNLVGKSVEEWESAIEHYKRIPNREILGILKVSFDALGEEEKSVFLDIACCFKGSNLTEVEHILGALYDNNMKHHVGVLVEKSLIKVWRGRRSVVEMHDLIEDMGRQIDQQESPKEPGKRRRLWLPKDIIHVLKHNTCKFLTQIPDMSDLPNLEEVSFKECDSLVAVHDSIGFMTKLKILNAEGCNKLMSFPPLNLPTLESLELSYCSNLEKFPEILGKMGNIRVLRLEELPIKELPVSFQNLIRLEDLILSCEIVHLPSSIVMMPELLDISVTNCKGWQWVKSKDGEDNIGSMVSSKVDWFLASSCNLDDHFFSTGFMQLAQVRSLFLRENNFKFLPECIKEFHNLYTIDVSHCKHLQEIRGVPPKLKRFKAINCISLSSSSSSMLLNKQMHEARKTEFWFSGTSIPDWFDHQSSGSSSSFWFRNKFPAKVLSLLIAPVGDKDEFHFIRPMVFIDGKVQESKFFCFKEIERMFELDQTYLFDLQVLPVYGNLCELPLGKEWKHVEVTYEGVIKTSIVKATGIHVFKEENSIMEDIRFDDPYSNKKVDKDLNASQSQNYSLLQSIGLFPTCKFFLGFFLFVFLLLFFILLLA